A region of the Gambusia affinis linkage group LG11, SWU_Gaff_1.0, whole genome shotgun sequence genome:
tcctcttcctccgcctGGATGGATGCATTTCATGCTCTCTGAGGTCCAGGGTTCCTATCGTGAGCTCCACCATCTCCAGCTGGATTTCCTCTCCCTCGTCATCTGAGCTGTCATTATTTTCTTCCCCTGGTGCCAGCAATATATCTGtgttaaacaaattaaaacattattgcTCAGCATAGCAACACAATTCCCTCAGAGAGGCTTTCAGGATTAAAACGTACCTTTCTGGTCACCCGTGATTTTCTGTGCTGCAGCTTTGGGCTTCTTCGTCCATGCCGTCTTAGACGGACTTAAAACAGCAGACACGTCCGCGTCTTTCCCTGCACAGTCATAGTTAGGATTATTCAATAATTACCCTGGATTTACAGAAATAGACAACATGCTACTGCTCtaaacatgtatttaaacaCACCATACACCTGGACAGTAGAGAGGACCTCGTGCACCCGCTGCACTTCCCTAAACGTCGCCCTGCGCGTGACGATGGGAAGTGAGCGGACCCGGGGGTCACTTTTTTGGAGGGGACCCCCGCGGCCTCCAAAGAAGATGGTCTTGTTGTAGCTGGGAGCTCGAACAAACACGGCAGAGGCCCTGTTCAAGTGTTCAGCCCAGGTTAGGAGAAGATCCTGAATGTCCTGCAGAGAGTCGGGGAAGCTCTGAATAATCTCTgtcaaaaactgaaactcaCTTAGATCCATTGCAAACAGAGCGATACAGTCCAAAGGTTAATTTGGTGATTATGGACTATGTCTCCTTAATAAGTTTCTGAAAATCTAAATATCATATATggccaataaaaaatatattttaaaagaaaagaaaaaaaacacaaaatgtcataGCTAAAGAAGCAGGCTGTTTACAGAGTGTTGCATCCTagtattttaaagcaaagttagGCAGAGGGAAAAAGTGAGgtagaaaaacatgcaaaagcaaCAAGGATGAATAAAATCCAAGATCACAgtaagatttacattttaaagatctTACTTGTCCTCGCAAGAAAATGATTACAGTCTCATGGCTGAGATGAAAAGTGATATCTTTATAGAAAAATGGTCTTCAATTCAAGCATTCATTTCAAACCACAACTGATGGAAATTACAATtcctctgtatttttattttatctttttattttattttttttctcttttcagttatttatcttttttttactattatcattgttttttctttaagaccCTGGACAAACAAaaccctttttaaaaatataacatgaaTTTCTACATGTAATCTGTAAGATGTGTGAGATGTGACATGCActggaaaatctgaataaaaaagttcaacaaaaaaaaaaaaagcaacaaggaTAACAGCTGCTCCAAAAGTTGTAGCCTGGATAATGTTCAGATTCaagttttgagttattttaacactgtttaacaaaataatcaacTCTAGATTATAAATGTCAGGATATGTTCCCCTGTAAAGCAAATGtatctgaacaaaaacagtaaataccTAAGATTTGGTCAATTTGAATGGGGAAGATTTTAATATAAACTCAGTGATAAAGAATTATCTAAACATAGGCTAAAAAGGGAAAGTAAAAAGTGcatatgtattgtttttgtgatgGTTAAGAGCCATCTGCTTAATAACTTTGCAAAATAATGAGGCAGATGAATGCTCTGTAACCTTGCCTTAACTAGCGCTGCCTCGTTGTATCTCCTCAGAGTCGCTCCTGCAGATCTCGCCATATGGCTGCGGTTCTGGGAATCTCGCAGTCCTTGGGCAGTGCCTCTCTTTGCTCGAACCGTGTATCGATGGAAAGTCTTATGATCGAGAActtgttttctaaaacagaaaaaggttgtGATAATTTGACGACAATGGACAGCTTAGTTCGTTATTATAATTACAGTGATCTGAAAGATGAACAAACCCTTCGAAGATGGCTCCAGCAAAATGTCCGCCGCCCGTCATGAGTATGACCCAGACAGTTTTCTGATTCACACTCTTCAGAGAGGAAACTACATCGTGCTCATCAGAATCTGCCTGAAATATGCAATTGGAATAAATAAGCAGAAGTAGTGAAGAGGAATCCCAACGTGAGGTGTACCTGCTGAGCTTCACCTTTCCCATAAGCGCACAGCGATGGATGGACAGATATTCTCCTGCGGAGTTCTGAAACACCACCTTACTGTTGAGCCGGCCAGTTGTTGCATTAGGCTCAGCTGAACTCTCATTGTCAGTTCCGGTAATGTTACTCCCGGTTCCTCTGCCGTCACTATCCGTGTCCTCTTCATCAGAGTCAGACTCAGACCCTGAGATACTCGACAGGTCTCCTGCAAAGTCAAAGAAACAATTATATTTCCTAATTCCTTTTAAAAACCTTCACACTAAGGAAAGCTGATTGTGTAAATATTAGACACCCTTTATATTAGCCATGTTTTCCTGCTCTAGCTAGACAATTGCTCTTGCATATAAAACTAGATTTGACTCGGCTGCTTTTTTTCTTAGtgaataaatttataatttttggatttaatttggttatcaaaaacaataacagcagaaatctgtaaggtggcaaaaatgtttcatgtcacTGTCGGTACACTAGCAGTGCTGACTACTTGAAGCTTTTTCAGAGATACTAGTAAACTAGTGCAACtaaaaaaggagggaaagagACAGACTGAAGTGTGCACTAATCGACTACTCATGGTTATTTTGGACATATTAATGGACACTAAAAATGTCagctagttaaaaaaaatgcacatttaagCATATAAcgttttgtaaaagaaaaaaaagtagccAGCAAATATGCCACTTTGGTGCATTAGACATTTTTAGTTACTCTAGTTCACTAGAACAGTGGGGAAAAATACAAACGTAAAACCTATTTTTACACTTTACTAGTCAACTTTTGAAATTCTCAGTTAAAACTACTTAGCTTGTGTGCTACTAAACTAGCAGGTAGGATATGTATTGACCACTTAAGCGACACAGTCATTGAATAGTTCAGTTTAGTTGTAAACCTATGTCAAAAAGTTGTTTAGCCGCTATACTTTTGTAGTACTAGTGTGGCACTTTGACTGACTACTAAGACTTCTGCTCCTAATAGTTGGAAAATGTGTTACTAATAATAGTGTTTTTGAATTAGTAGAgtattttttagatatttgttgaGTGTTATTGGGAGCTAGTGGGTGAAAATGACATTTGACATAAAGGATTTctaatatttacacaaacagaTTTCCATCAGAGCGCCATCGTTTCCCCACCGGCTCTGGTTTTCTTCTCAAACTCTTCTGCTGTGATGGGAGGCAATCCTGCCATcttttgtcttaaattaaaCCGATGCCAGTCAAGCTTGTAGTGCTCcctctgcaaaacaaacacaacccaCTATAAACTGGTGTTGCTcaaccacacacacatctgtTTCACAGAGTGTTTAACCGGATGGGGTCACCTGTTCCTCTCTGTTATCAAAGGAACATTTGCAGGCTGAGCAGGTCATTTTGTCTGACACCTCTCTGTTCCAGTCGTCATGTGGACCTCTAATTGTCACACCTGCAAAGTGACATGAACCAGAAATGAACAAGAAAATTCTCATTGTCATAATGCACAAGATGCAGAGTATATCCATAAAATACAATGTCATTGGGATTctattattttaatagttcaattCATAAAGGATAAAGTGCCATGTGATTTGGAACCACCACATTAACACTGACTGTGAAAAATTTACACAGGTTCTCAAGCAAGCAGGATTATGAGCCTCTACACTTTCCCTCCAGACTTTGGgactttgatttttaacaaaatgtaacattttgtaaatCTATAAAGAGAactttggaccactgagcaacagaaaaataattttcctcctTAGCCCACAAAAGAAGCTTCTTGCAAGCTACAATTCTGGGCTTGTTAACCTCAATTCTCTCAAAAAGTAAACATCTACCTTCtactcaactttccatttaatgtgttttctacAACCATCTTCTTTGGCACTGACCTGTGGCTTACCCTCCTAGTGAAGGGTGTTAATTACTGTCTGCCAGGCAACAGTCAAGTCAGCAGTTTTCTCTTTGCTTGTGATGTCAGGACTAtaaaatttcttaattaaacGGTATTTTTGCAACTCCAGCATAATGGTCTAATTTTCTGAGCAActtatttttggcttttcatTTACTTTGAGCTAtagtcatcaaaattaacaggaCTGCCTTTGAAATATATTGCTCTGtgaaagaatgaatgaatatttGATGTCTTACCGTTTTGAATTATATTACAGTAAATCAGCTCTTTGCTGGTATTCTAACTTGCAGAGCTTCACTTGTACAGATCATACTTACAGTCTGTAGATGAACCAGTCTCCTTCAGGACAGAGTTTACCTCCCTCAGCTTAAAAGCTTCTTCATTTGAGCACAAGTCGAAGATGGAGCGGAGGTCGGTACAAGTTGtcattgtttatatattttttttttctgttctgataaaaaaaaattacagacaaaACAATATACCAGGAtagtcttttaaaaatacagtacaCAGATACAGAGATAGCTTACTATTAGCCATTCGATTCTTGGTGTATGCAGTAAAGAGAACATACACTCTACGATTCGAAAACAAAGTGTAAACCAATctttaacagtgttttttttaagctgccGTTACAATTATTTGACAATGTGTCCTGCTAACGACACGTGTAGAAATAACAGCTGGTTTATTCTCTTCAAAATGAAACACGACTTCTTAATAGTTTTAACTCTTCCAACAAAGCTTTAGCGCCTATAGaagtaattaataaaaatgacctaaaaataaatagtaactCATAAATTACGGCGCGACGACTGTGCTTTGTATATTGGAGCAAAGGTTGCTGACATACAGAAGGGAACACTGTACAAAGGCACAGTAAATCAATAGCAATTGAAATTTTAAGCATATAATCATCTTTTCAAAAAAGTTCTGATTTaaatttcaattcatttttacatatataagCGATTTCCAGTCCGTGTCACCGGTATTGCTTAagttagggtgaccagatttgggtttctgaaaaggaggacacttctttttttgttggcgggggggtagaatcggcggacaaacatgcgccaacggggggaggtaacactatgtaatgtgttttgaggcagttcaccaaaatcccggacgattttgaaattccccccggacatttttttagttctgaaaagtaggacatgtcggggaaaaagaggacgtctggtcaccctagctTAAGTATTTATTACTCCAAACACTTAAACCTGACTGAACTTAAAATTAGACAGAAGGGAACAAAACCTACCGGTTTTCCTCCTGAATATAGGCCCAAACAGGACCAGTACAAAATTCTATGAGGTCTTAACAGAAGTACACTTCAGGGCCCTTTTACAGCTATGAATAATAGGAATAACGCTTATGAAAGAGACTTGGATAATGTAATGTTGTTGTCTAAACAAGCTTTAATAGCCAATGTACATTGACTTCCTTACCACAGCTTTTaggggtacagccaatcagcaccaaggaaaattAATGGCAGACCTGGTTTGACTGCTTTGCAAGCACCAACCTATAGCCTTTGAAGTAGCATTGCACTTTGATATTTCAGCTTTCCAATTAGcattttttagcatttaatttaGCTATGATATGTACAAAAATAATCTACAgatacatttttgtcacattatagtACTTCAttacagtgacgtgcggtgaggttcatagctggtgaggcactgacgtcatcagaatcagatttgcaaatagatgcatagattgacagcagtttacaggttatgtttcacttctgcatccttacacatacaaactgtagctcacaaaacacacattttcttaaaatacaaaacaaaataaatgttattactgtctTACCTTACctaaaaaaatcactatctctattataatctatcgctgcacttgacttgcttcccgaatcgtttagcctagctcgctgtcacttactcggcagttgaggagtgaacaagacgaacgtctgggatcttgagcgccccctgccatgaggcaagagaactgcctgcctcacctcgaacctgttctctgccgtttataatcgctcattacacgaaacatgttacacaaacacagttggtgacaaaaagcactgtacattatatacataagctaaattattggaaataagttcacatattaaatttgtttaaaccattttattgacgccgtacagcaacatgctctctccgcttagcagccagcgcagagccaggggttgcgcaatccaaggtgaggcagagctgctgcctcaccggcatcgcttccaagcatttgaatgggaaaataagaaaattcagcgattttgaacaaataaaaatcgaaattggtgaagctacatgaaaaataaatattttttagtacaaaccaccggatgaatataacaatttaaattactttatgattatatattttctttctttccatgatggctggtgaggcactgcctcacctgcctcccctgaccgcacgtcactgcttcATTATGATGTGGTGCCAGGTTTATCCTGGCACTATGACTATGTGGTATTTCACTGCCATCTGCCATTTGGTAATGACTGGCTCCCACCTGGCCACTTCTGGCCTTATTGGAGGTCTGTGGCCTACAATTTCTTTGACTTCAGGTTTGGTTTCTGCTCTGTCAACTATAAAACTTTATacaggttttatgttttgttctaAGGTTTCATAAAATTATCAAGTTGTAAATCACAAGGATTATtagtggaaataaaatgcacCTAAACTCAGTTTGTGTCAtggaaaaatgtgagaaaactaGTAGGTTTGCATTTCTTTCACAATCACAAATTGTGAAAACACTTTCCACCTTGTCATGTGCTTTTTGTGAGGGGAAAAATAGGCAATTTCATACAAATCAGTTTTAGAAGTAAATTGTTAGTACCATTAAGTGGACACATATCAATTTCTAAAGGTccaagatttaattttttttttaatgtgcagcCCCTCCATATTTCCCCTCTGCAGGCCTGTCACACTTCAAATCTGGATTTggagttttatttcagaaaacaatTTCCAGAAAAGCCCAGTATACAAATAACTAACACCATATGTATGTAAAGATGGAATAAAAAAGTAGCTTTGGTGGaagtaaagattttattgtttttatttatgtaaaaaaaaaaaaaaaaaaagacagcaaattACTGAGtacaactaaaagaaaataactctCCTTggaaataatttacttttttcttgattttctttttgactttCTGGTTGTCACAGGACTTGGAGCTTGtcctgtaaacaaaaaaaggacaacACTTTCTATTAGATTTATCCacatgcagaaaataaacagcCTGAAACCTTCTAATACCTGCACCGCCACAAGCTTTGAGCTCTGCCAAGTGCTCTTTCACCTCCAggatttcagcagcaagactTTGGACCTTACTTGAGGCACTCTTGAGCTGCTCCTCCAAAATACCAatttcatttctgaaaatatagTAAACATGGTGTCCGTTTGTTACTTATGGGATTTTCCTTACAGCAAACAGCACGTCTAGTTACCTATGTGACGCAGCCTGTTGATCCAGATGTTCTGAGAGATATTTTTCCTTCAACAGGAGCTTGCCTAGTTGGTGCAATGCAATACCTATTGCACCATTTTCCATCATCAGCTCCCTTCTctgctcattttctttcttgctgCAGAGGAGAACAGAGATCAAAACTCAGGTGAGAGTTGTGTAATCacacaaagatttaaaatgtttgaagccATGAAATCAGGACCCTGCTGTGTTTCATTTGCCTGTTCACCAGactctttgaaaataaaaaactacagTGTTTTACTGATCTTCTGCCACTTATGTGGATTTTAAGGTCACCTCATAATGCAGAAATCACTTCATTAGGGAGATTTTGTACATCTAATAAGAACAGTGACAGAATCAGCCAGCCAAAGAGCAAGCTACAGATAGTGGGGGTGGGAGGGCACAgggaaaactgaattttttcatttataaaaaaagaaaaattacaaccCTAATAAAATATACTGATGCCATATGCCGATTCCATAGACATGCCAGAGCATTTTTCTGTCTAGGGATCACATCCAGATTTCCTAGACACCCTGAGAGAGTTCAGTCATTTTGTGACCCTGAAaatcctcttcatgagactgtcttACAGGGGTAAAAGTGTCTTTAGTCAGAACTGACGTTTCTTGACTGTAGTCATCACCACAATAACTCTGGAGAATTTTGAATTAATacgacaacatttaatttcagtaaaGCATTGTTGAATTTGACCTGAATTTTAAGTAGGCTACATTGTGTTTCAgataaactttttctgttttatgtcccatgcaattaaaacaatatttctattttaaaaacaaccacaatTAGTTGGATAGAAACGAAAGATTCAAACCATAGTTTTATCACTTTCCAATATTAACTTGCCACCAGCAATATGGTTAATAAGCTGACGTATCGTTTATGGACCTATGGCATGCAACCTTTAGCAATGACATCATCAACTGTCTGAatacttttaagaaaatgtatttaaacgcGAATGACGCGGTGCACAATACCAGCAGGCGGTCTCCTCCTCAACACGCAGTCTTTCCTGCCGCACCTCCTCCAGTTTCTGAGTGGTA
Encoded here:
- the ankzf1 gene encoding ankyrin repeat and zinc finger domain-containing protein 1, encoding MTTCTDLRSIFDLCSNEEAFKLREVNSVLKETGSSTDCVTIRGPHDDWNREVSDKMTCSACKCSFDNREEQREHYKLDWHRFNLRQKMAGLPPITAEEFEKKTRAGDLSSISGSESDSDEEDTDSDGRGTGSNITGTDNESSAEPNATTGRLNSKVVFQNSAGEYLSIHRCALMGKADSDEHDVVSSLKSVNQKTVWVILMTGGGHFAGAIFEGKQVLDHKTFHRYTVRAKRGTAQGLRDSQNRSHMARSAGATLRRYNEAALVKDIQDLLLTWAEHLNRASAVFVRAPSYNKTIFFGGRGGPLQKSDPRVRSLPIVTRRATFREVQRVHEVLSTVQVYGKDADVSAVLSPSKTAWTKKPKAAAQKITGDQKDILLAPGEENNDSSDDEGEEIQLEMVELTIGTLDLREHEMHPSRRRKRRRRNKEQGKRHNQETGSMNPGASELEDVVPEATPAEEEEEMPHQEQSVKTRKKKPEGQKQLDEAVDESVDYGLRDALFTACKVGDVGALCSLLQLPQETMDHPEKMEENISTAPLNLLNKPIDSSGFSLLHVAAAAAQKAVVRLLLHAGANPACRDNKGQTPYIVAPDKDTRNVFRKYMGENPDKYDYSKAQIPGPVTAETESKKVEKKKAQRAQRKQREKEQKEEKRKQELEAEEKKRFASLTDREKRALAAEKRLAEQVVASGVSLSNVQRCWSCGESLLGKIPFNYLEFAFCTPRCVQAHRKANAPPNKS